Proteins encoded together in one Labrus bergylta chromosome 20, fLabBer1.1, whole genome shotgun sequence window:
- the eef1a1l3 gene encoding elongation factor 1-alpha-like encodes MAKEKTHVNVVIIGHVDSGKSTTTGHLVYKCGGIDQRRLEKFEKAAAQMGKSSFKFAWVLDKLKAERERGITIDISLLKFNTQKYTMTIIDAPGHRDFIKNMITGTSQADVALLVVSAAKGEFEAGVSRSGQTREHALLAYTLGVKQIIVCVNKMDLTEPPYSQKRFDEVARGVSSFLKKIGYDPATVPFVPISGWTGENMITATQRMPWFQGWKARRREGNASGRTLLEVLDSIQPPIRTINKPLRLPLQDVYKIGGVGTVPVGKIETGVLKPGMTLMFSPAKLTAEVKSIEMHHQGLQTALPGHNVGFNIKNVAVKNLRRGDVAGNAQQDPPSDVSSFEAQVIILNHPGKLKAGYSPVLDCHTAHVTCRFAELREKVDRRTGKKLEDHPQILMSGDAATVKLVPIKPMCVESFFTYPSLGRFAARDLKQTVAVGVIKSVEKDQVSKKAQVSK; translated from the exons ATGGCGAAAGAGAAGACTCACGTTAATGTGGTGATCATCGGCCATGTGGACAGCGGCAAGTCCACCACCACTGGCCACCTCGTCTACAAATGTGGAGGTATCGACCAGAGGAGACTGGAGAAGTTTGAGAAAGCTGCAGCACAG atGGGGAAGAGTTCCTTCAAGTTTGCTTGGGTGTTGGACAAGCTGAAGGCTGAGCGTGAGCGAGGAATCACCATCGACATCTCACTGCTGAAATTTAACACTCAGAAATATACCATGACTATAATAGACGCTCCTGGCCACAGGGACTTCATTAAAAATATGATAACAGGGACTTCACAG GCTGATGTTGCCCTCCTGGTGGTCTCGGCAGCCAAAGGGGAGTTTGAGGCAGGTGTGTCAAGAAGTGGTCAGACCAGAGAGCACGCCTTATTGGCTTACACTCTAGGTGTGAAGCAGATCATCGTCTGTGTGAACAAAATGGACCTGACTGAGCCGCCTTACAGCCAGAAGCGCTTCGATGAAGTGGCCCGAGGTGTGAGCAGCTTCCTCAAGAAGATTGGCTACGACCCGGCGACCGTGCCATTCGTTCCGATTTCCGGCTGGACTGGGGAGAACATGATCACCGCAACTCAGAGG ATGCCATGGTTTCAAGGCTGGAAGGCAAGACGGAGGGAAGGAAATGCAAGCGGCAGAACTCTACTAGAAGTCCTGGACTCGATTCAACCACCAATTCGCACCATTAACAAGCCGCTACGATTACCCCTGCAGGACGTCTACAAAATTGGAG GAGTTGGGACCGTTCCAGTGGGTAAGATTGAAACTGGTGTCCTCAAACCCGGCATGACTCTGATGTTCTCGCCCGCCAAGCTCACGGCAGAGGTGAAGTCCATCGAGATGCACCACCAGGGCCTGCAGACCGCTCTGCCAGGACACAACGTAGGCTTCAACATCAAGAACGTGGCCGTGAAGAACCTCCGGCGTGGAGATGTGGCCGGCAACGCCCAGCAGGATCCTCCATCAGATGTCAGCAGCTTTGAGGCTCAG GTGATCATCCTGAATCATCCAGGGAAGCTAAAAGCAGGCTACTCCCCTGTGCTGGACTGCCACACAGCCCACGTCACCTGTCGCTTTGCAGAGCTGAGGGAGAAGGTTGACCGCCGCACAGGGAAGAAGCTGGAGGATCATCCACAAATTCTGATGTCGGGGGATGCTGCCACAGTCAAGCTGGTTCCAATCAAGCCCATGTGTGTGGAGAGCTTCTTCACATACCCTTCTTTAG GTCGCTTTGCAGCACGAGACCTGAAGCAGACAGTCGCTGTGGGAGTCATCAAGTCGGTGGAGAAGGACCAAGTGTCAAAAAAAGCCCAAGTTTCTAAATAA